In Chitinophaga nivalis, a single genomic region encodes these proteins:
- a CDS encoding AAA family ATPase: MNELLLVDKLNHVLHQLKNTFTGKDDIIDLMGICLAGREHIFLLGPPGTAKSALVKALAQLLDGDTFEYLLTRFTEPNELFGPFDIRKLREGELVTNTTGMLPEASLIFLDELLNANSAILNSLLMVLNERVFRRGRETKALPALMIVGASNHLPEEEALQALYDRFLIRVNCQYVDPQQLEAVLHNGWKLEQSAPATGPLISSEEVKQLQQLIGMVNLDNIRPEYITLIQQLRNAGLMVSDRRAVKLQRLMAASALLCKRLVAIPADMWVLRYIWDTTAQQEIVAGIVNTAIATHPDDGNEHPRARVNSLPDADEIYKELQLLAAQWQDTSVSSAHRSTIKDRLRYLNSRCEWITNPTQRHFVMQPMDALWKKIMQES, from the coding sequence ATGAACGAATTATTACTGGTAGATAAGTTGAATCATGTACTACATCAACTGAAAAATACCTTTACCGGAAAAGATGATATTATTGATCTGATGGGCATCTGCCTCGCCGGCCGCGAACATATTTTTCTGCTAGGTCCTCCGGGAACCGCTAAAAGCGCCCTGGTAAAGGCATTGGCACAATTGCTGGATGGAGACACCTTTGAATACCTGCTCACCCGCTTTACAGAACCGAATGAATTATTCGGTCCGTTCGATATCCGCAAACTGCGGGAAGGCGAACTGGTCACCAACACCACCGGTATGTTGCCCGAGGCCTCGCTCATCTTCCTGGATGAATTACTCAACGCCAACAGCGCCATATTAAACAGTCTGCTGATGGTACTGAACGAAAGAGTATTCCGCCGGGGCCGGGAAACCAAAGCATTGCCAGCGCTCATGATAGTGGGCGCCAGTAATCACCTGCCGGAAGAAGAAGCCCTGCAGGCTTTATACGATCGTTTTCTCATCAGGGTCAACTGTCAGTATGTAGATCCGCAACAGCTGGAAGCAGTATTGCACAACGGCTGGAAGCTGGAGCAGTCGGCACCTGCAACGGGGCCGCTCATCAGCAGTGAGGAAGTAAAACAATTGCAGCAACTGATAGGCATGGTTAACCTGGATAATATCCGGCCGGAATATATTACCCTGATACAACAACTCCGCAACGCCGGGCTGATGGTATCCGACCGGAGAGCCGTAAAACTGCAGCGCCTCATGGCCGCCAGTGCTTTGCTCTGTAAACGCCTGGTAGCTATTCCGGCCGACATGTGGGTGTTACGTTATATCTGGGACACGACTGCACAACAGGAAATCGTAGCCGGCATCGTGAATACCGCCATCGCTACGCATCCGGATGATGGCAACGAACATCCCCGTGCCCGCGTCAACAGCCTGCCCGATGCAGACGAAATTTACAAGGAACTGCAGCTATTAGCCGCACAATGGCAGGATACTTCGGTGAGCAGTGCGCACCGGTCTACCATCAAAGACCGGCTCCGCTACCTCAACAGCCGCTGTGAATGGATTACCAATCCTACACAACGCCACTTCGTGATGCAACCCATGGATGCACTGTGGAAAAAAATCATGCAGGAATCATGA
- a CDS encoding PmoA family protein — translation MKTFILFYLLLLTTISAGAQHTTRFRVKAGPFARENSVIQTVFVPADTTALALIEITDGKRTPVPVNIMEGGLCWVMSGYTPAGAEREYELLKTAELPPSGMQATIRDGAVVLQEGPQAILQYNFNTVSPPPGTDTVYNRSGFIHPLWAPNGAVLTQIFPNAGHRHHMGIWNPWTHTLFEGKETDFWNVQKKQGKVRFSELLGVINGGASCGFAAHQEHVAFLADGTTKTAINEVWVVQAFPATHGGSRREWDFTSILTPASDSGITLLQYRYGGGFGLRATPAFTATTSQVLTSEGKTRKDADSTRARWVKITGNTPAGKAGMLIMNYPGNYDSPEALRVWPENMEGGELMLNYSPTRMTSWFLKPEQTYLLKYRVMVYNGDITATEAEAAWQEFAHPPDVIVEH, via the coding sequence ATGAAAACGTTCATTCTCTTCTACTTATTGCTGTTAACAACCATATCAGCCGGTGCGCAGCACACCACCCGGTTCCGGGTCAAAGCCGGTCCGTTTGCCCGCGAAAACAGTGTGATCCAGACCGTATTTGTTCCGGCAGATACCACGGCGCTGGCACTGATAGAAATAACCGATGGTAAACGTACACCCGTACCCGTGAATATCATGGAAGGAGGACTTTGCTGGGTGATGAGTGGCTATACACCTGCCGGCGCTGAAAGAGAATATGAGTTACTGAAAACAGCGGAACTGCCTCCGTCCGGCATGCAGGCCACTATCCGGGATGGCGCCGTTGTGCTGCAGGAAGGCCCGCAAGCCATTCTGCAATACAATTTCAACACAGTATCACCGCCGCCCGGAACAGATACTGTGTACAACCGCAGCGGATTTATTCATCCGTTATGGGCCCCCAACGGCGCAGTACTGACCCAGATCTTTCCCAATGCCGGACACCGGCATCATATGGGTATATGGAATCCGTGGACCCATACGTTGTTTGAAGGAAAAGAAACTGATTTCTGGAACGTACAGAAAAAACAAGGAAAAGTAAGATTCTCGGAATTGCTGGGTGTCATCAACGGAGGCGCTTCCTGTGGCTTTGCTGCTCATCAGGAACATGTCGCCTTTTTAGCCGATGGCACCACAAAAACAGCCATCAACGAAGTATGGGTGGTGCAGGCTTTCCCTGCTACCCATGGTGGCTCCCGCCGGGAATGGGATTTTACTTCCATTTTAACACCTGCCTCAGATAGTGGTATTACCTTGCTGCAATATCGCTATGGCGGTGGATTTGGACTGCGGGCTACCCCCGCCTTTACCGCCACTACCAGCCAGGTGCTTACTTCCGAAGGCAAAACCCGCAAAGATGCCGACAGCACCCGCGCGCGCTGGGTGAAAATTACCGGCAATACGCCGGCCGGAAAAGCGGGCATGCTGATTATGAATTATCCGGGTAACTACGATTCTCCGGAAGCACTGCGGGTATGGCCGGAAAATATGGAAGGCGGAGAACTGATGCTCAACTATAGTCCTACCCGCATGACCTCCTGGTTCTTAAAACCCGAACAAACTTACCTGCTGAAATACCGGGTGATGGTGTATAACGGAGATATTACCGCTACCGAAGCAGAAGCAGCATGGCAGGAATTCGCCCATCCACCGGATGTTATTGTAGAACATTGA
- a CDS encoding AAA family ATPase yields MALSVLNMPGSDVQTIVYIAGTLAKDYHHFHYTAAHLMCACIHRAAGLLPALHQAGIDVSYLEEWATIRLQELPYTTDASPEPTADATAKAVLQEATLVATEINPLTAAGWRILIALCTPGVAFPREQLATLPLTRPRLITMLQQETGLYPEDNDNGYMKNTGTTALPYLRCLTDISLRDQLPPVVGREGALQEIIALISRQHRPHVLITGGGGVGKTSLAAGLARAILEHRVPLALQKMSLYILDSTTFLAASTTAAPETQLLQAISPLMTTGNLLLFIDDLHLLSEKITAGDMLRVIKTWTGKTTVILIGTVTPEGFRQQIAPHRQWLFYFDSITLAAPDEPLAVRMITAVLPAYTAGYSLAVSQESIHEAVRLANRYQQERCLPDSALRLIDRTLAAVQVMQETCEHLLEELQQELALLLARAAPAAAEWAWFYRRVLQQLGPLLTGKSTVAATIQDQANQAHLPQQLQALLEELGGYTRIKQATITPADLATVVAASTGIPAGKIQTNEKGRLLQLETNLRRRVIGQDHAIKEVTDAILASRAGLGNPGKPIASFFFTGPTGTGKTALAKALADGLFRDEHCLIRFDMSAFKEAHTVALLCGAPPGYVGYEAGGLLINKIRRQPYAVVLFDEIEKAHPAIFDIFLQIMDEGTLHDRHGQVGDFSHALILFTSNIGSALITESFQQNVLLTDHALREMLAGHFRPEFLGRLTSIIPFHPVQLANIRQILDIQLQPLQYQLQQQGITLQVTAAAREYLSQQGYSPQFGVRPLQEVIRRRLQQPLSRMLLEGSLQEQMAIFLDIKEEQPVWHLENAADNTSGNQTCK; encoded by the coding sequence ATGGCCCTGTCAGTATTAAATATGCCCGGCAGTGACGTGCAAACCATTGTTTATATTGCCGGCACACTCGCCAAAGACTATCATCATTTTCATTATACTGCTGCTCACTTAATGTGTGCCTGTATCCATCGTGCAGCCGGATTACTGCCGGCTTTACACCAGGCTGGTATAGATGTGTCGTACCTGGAAGAGTGGGCTACCATACGCCTGCAGGAACTGCCATATACTACGGACGCATCGCCGGAGCCAACGGCAGATGCTACTGCGAAGGCAGTATTGCAGGAGGCAACGCTGGTAGCCACGGAAATAAATCCACTGACCGCAGCCGGCTGGCGGATACTGATTGCTTTGTGTACACCCGGTGTTGCTTTTCCGCGGGAACAGCTGGCAACACTACCCCTTACCCGGCCCCGGCTGATAACTATGCTGCAGCAGGAAACTGGATTATATCCGGAAGATAACGACAACGGTTATATGAAAAATACCGGAACAACAGCGTTGCCCTACCTGCGTTGTCTGACCGATATTTCCTTACGCGACCAGCTGCCGCCGGTTGTTGGGAGAGAGGGCGCATTGCAGGAAATCATTGCACTCATCAGCCGCCAACATCGGCCGCATGTATTGATCACCGGCGGCGGCGGTGTGGGAAAAACCTCGCTGGCAGCCGGGCTGGCCCGGGCAATCCTGGAACACCGGGTACCCCTGGCACTGCAAAAAATGAGCTTGTATATACTGGACAGCACTACTTTCCTCGCGGCATCTACTACTGCTGCACCGGAAACACAGCTGCTGCAGGCCATATCGCCACTGATGACCACTGGCAATTTGTTGCTTTTCATAGATGACCTGCACCTGCTGTCAGAAAAAATCACGGCAGGCGATATGCTCCGGGTGATAAAAACATGGACGGGAAAAACAACGGTGATATTGATTGGTACCGTTACCCCAGAAGGTTTTCGACAACAGATTGCCCCGCACAGGCAATGGTTGTTTTATTTTGATAGCATAACACTCGCTGCGCCGGATGAACCGCTGGCTGTTCGGATGATCACTGCTGTCTTGCCTGCCTATACTGCCGGTTATTCCCTGGCAGTATCACAGGAAAGTATACACGAAGCCGTGCGTTTAGCGAATCGGTATCAACAAGAGCGATGTTTGCCGGATAGTGCCCTGCGCCTGATCGACCGTACGCTGGCAGCAGTGCAGGTGATGCAGGAAACCTGCGAACACCTGTTGGAGGAACTGCAGCAGGAACTGGCCTTACTGCTGGCACGCGCCGCGCCGGCTGCTGCAGAATGGGCATGGTTTTACCGGCGGGTATTACAACAGCTAGGGCCCCTGTTGACAGGGAAATCTACCGTAGCTGCTACCATTCAGGATCAAGCCAATCAAGCCCACCTGCCACAACAACTACAGGCGCTGCTGGAAGAATTAGGAGGATACACCCGGATAAAGCAAGCCACCATTACCCCCGCAGACCTGGCGACAGTGGTAGCTGCCAGCACGGGTATTCCCGCAGGGAAAATACAAACCAACGAAAAAGGCCGCCTGCTGCAACTGGAAACAAACTTACGCCGGCGGGTCATCGGGCAGGATCATGCCATAAAAGAAGTAACGGATGCCATACTCGCCTCCAGAGCAGGCCTGGGCAATCCTGGAAAACCGATCGCCTCTTTTTTCTTTACCGGGCCTACCGGCACCGGCAAAACAGCCCTGGCCAAAGCGCTGGCAGATGGCCTGTTCCGCGATGAACATTGCCTGATCCGTTTTGATATGTCGGCATTTAAAGAAGCGCACACCGTGGCGCTGCTTTGCGGCGCGCCACCAGGATATGTAGGATATGAAGCCGGCGGCCTGCTGATAAATAAAATACGCCGGCAACCATATGCTGTAGTATTGTTTGATGAAATAGAAAAAGCACATCCGGCCATATTTGATATTTTCCTGCAGATCATGGATGAAGGAACATTGCATGACAGACATGGACAGGTGGGCGACTTCTCCCACGCCCTGATTTTATTTACTTCCAATATAGGAAGTGCATTAATCACCGAATCCTTTCAGCAAAATGTACTGCTCACAGATCATGCACTCCGGGAAATGCTGGCCGGTCATTTCAGGCCGGAGTTTTTAGGCAGACTGACATCCATCATTCCCTTTCATCCGGTGCAGCTGGCCAACATCAGACAGATATTGGATATACAGTTGCAGCCTTTGCAATACCAGTTGCAACAACAGGGAATCACGCTGCAGGTAACCGCTGCCGCCCGGGAATACCTGTCGCAGCAGGGATATTCACCGCAATTCGGCGTACGGCCGCTGCAGGAAGTGATCCGCCGCCGGCTGCAGCAGCCATTGTCCCGTATGCTGCTCGAAGGCAGCCTGCAGGAACAAATGGCCATCTTCCTGGATATAAAGGAAGAACAACCCGTGTGGCACCTGGAAAATGCAGCAGACAATACTTCCGGAAATCAAACATGCAAATAA
- a CDS encoding DUF5458 family protein, whose product MLSPEKKQDTQQPATTALRYTTELAKYGGFELLETTIAGTQNLNPERRARRNIFLTETSKKEERDQLRKTLSLWEKVLLAVAELPAMAAFCQARAMEAEQILSANLATAITATHALEQAYRNVALFFKNASADKVKNVSFINVAPEQLKDLDNTRFIDAIQATLVNNYDRLDLRGNYSLLVISGYLGSNRVLEKWAKIAHENKVLLITDFAHLDAPDDVMEMFETANLTGGEIHRSNVIMACNWLVGRGRLPEAGEAEHLYVPPSGALAGKIYHTLMSQVTAGKKFGGMNEVDGVKFELKKSEIASLEKMGLIPMVKEYGKVMAFSAKTLFNGDNPGLQTYSVVRVFDYVTKVLMDFLNRRAFENFNANTRKDLMKQIIRFLDSITGPDKLIEDFSIRRFEQDARQKDRIHLDIHLKPYFPAKNFLIKMEGQKGEETTDWDTVYEQDTSS is encoded by the coding sequence ATGTTATCTCCCGAAAAAAAACAAGATACGCAACAACCAGCCACCACTGCCCTCCGGTATACAACGGAGCTGGCAAAGTACGGCGGTTTTGAATTGCTGGAAACGACCATCGCAGGTACACAGAATTTAAACCCGGAACGCAGGGCGCGCCGGAATATTTTTCTCACCGAAACCAGCAAAAAAGAAGAACGGGATCAACTCCGGAAAACCCTATCGCTGTGGGAAAAAGTACTATTGGCCGTCGCGGAGTTGCCCGCCATGGCCGCCTTTTGCCAGGCCCGGGCCATGGAAGCAGAACAGATATTGTCTGCTAATCTGGCTACCGCTATAACGGCCACGCATGCACTGGAACAGGCTTACCGCAATGTGGCGTTGTTCTTTAAAAATGCGTCGGCAGACAAAGTGAAAAATGTGTCCTTCATCAACGTCGCACCGGAACAACTGAAAGACCTGGATAACACCCGGTTTATTGATGCGATACAAGCTACCCTGGTGAATAATTATGATCGTCTCGATCTGCGCGGTAATTACAGCCTGCTGGTTATTTCCGGTTACCTGGGCTCCAACAGGGTATTGGAAAAATGGGCAAAGATTGCACATGAAAATAAAGTGCTGCTGATCACTGATTTTGCACACCTGGATGCGCCGGACGACGTGATGGAGATGTTTGAAACGGCTAACCTGACCGGTGGTGAAATTCACCGCTCCAATGTGATCATGGCTTGTAATTGGCTGGTAGGGCGTGGCAGGCTGCCCGAAGCCGGTGAGGCGGAACACCTGTATGTACCGCCATCCGGTGCCCTGGCCGGAAAAATCTATCATACGCTGATGTCGCAGGTAACCGCCGGTAAAAAATTTGGTGGCATGAATGAGGTGGATGGCGTTAAGTTCGAACTGAAAAAAAGTGAGATTGCCAGCCTGGAAAAAATGGGATTGATTCCCATGGTAAAAGAATATGGGAAAGTCATGGCGTTCAGCGCAAAAACGTTGTTCAACGGAGATAATCCCGGTTTGCAAACCTATTCTGTGGTCCGCGTATTTGATTATGTAACCAAGGTACTGATGGATTTTCTGAACCGGCGGGCGTTTGAAAACTTTAACGCCAATACCCGCAAAGACCTCATGAAACAAATCATCCGTTTCCTGGATAGTATCACGGGGCCGGATAAACTAATCGAGGATTTCAGCATTCGCCGTTTTGAACAGGATGCCCGGCAGAAAGATCGTATCCACCTGGATATTCACCTGAAACCTTACTTCCCGGCTAAAAACTTTCTTATTAAAATGGAGGGACAGAAAGGAGAAGAAACAACGGATTGGGATACGGTTTATGAACAGGATACGTCGTCATAA
- a CDS encoding nucleotidyltransferase family protein — MNHTHIKARLLKTAARLWGYPDTAIATSFDPIVQLLLEACATELEKITEAATVSQGRLLEQLAQLLLPAPVINSEPAAGILHAMPAATITDLPADHPFVYPAATEQLPDLFFAPLTAQRLFPAHIQYLVIGNQVFTTRDYCYKTPLLTGTSLPDIPSNDLWLGLSVTTPFSSLAGMSFFFDLRSVSQQTLFYHHLPLTRFFLDDQELPVTAEYAPAVTKTGELSDIITDTYTRYTQHIRQRFRHHFLTILDGALPATITTPPVLKKLFGTDISQLDADIQWIRVAFPAAIPVYQLESLYCSINCFPVINIKRNEQSHRLQPYLNILPLQTPDSFFAIKSIRDTNHTDYQLHTATTSGNPRAGTFIVRHGGVGRFDSRTAKVMLASLLEVIRDESALFEAVKNEVVSSRLQEIYQLLTSLETQVPPDILREEIPYVMLQPNHQAGYLFLEFYTTNGTAANHIRMGSQLKEYSHLLTIPHSITLLTTTQGGKNRMTGEEKINVFRAALLSRERIVTTADIKALCRVIFGDIMRIVTVEKGITIQPGIHAGYSRTIDIRITLQQPAAHYAATDIQYMKTTLLLQLAEKSVQTFPYRVFINDVCG, encoded by the coding sequence ATGAACCATACACACATAAAAGCCCGGCTGCTGAAAACAGCGGCCCGCCTGTGGGGGTATCCGGATACGGCCATCGCCACCTCCTTTGATCCGATAGTACAATTATTACTGGAAGCCTGCGCTACAGAACTGGAAAAGATTACCGAAGCGGCCACGGTCTCACAGGGGCGCCTGCTGGAACAACTGGCACAGCTCCTGCTGCCAGCTCCGGTGATCAACAGCGAACCAGCTGCCGGTATCCTACACGCTATGCCAGCAGCCACCATTACCGATCTTCCGGCGGATCACCCTTTCGTTTATCCGGCGGCAACGGAGCAGCTACCCGATCTCTTTTTTGCGCCGCTGACTGCACAACGGTTATTCCCTGCACATATACAATACCTGGTTATCGGCAACCAGGTATTCACCACCCGGGACTACTGCTACAAAACGCCCCTGCTCACCGGAACATCTCTCCCGGATATACCCTCTAATGACCTGTGGCTCGGCCTGTCGGTAACTACGCCATTTTCATCGCTCGCAGGTATGTCTTTTTTCTTCGATCTGCGCAGTGTATCTCAACAAACCTTGTTTTACCACCACCTTCCGCTTACCCGTTTTTTTCTGGACGACCAGGAGCTGCCGGTTACTGCCGAATACGCGCCTGCTGTTACCAAAACCGGGGAATTATCAGACATCATAACGGATACGTACACACGCTATACACAACACATACGCCAACGCTTTAGGCATCATTTCCTGACGATCCTGGATGGCGCCTTACCCGCCACGATCACCACACCACCTGTTTTAAAAAAACTATTCGGTACCGATATCAGCCAGCTGGATGCCGACATACAATGGATCAGGGTGGCCTTTCCGGCCGCAATCCCCGTATATCAGCTGGAATCGCTGTATTGCAGCATCAACTGTTTCCCGGTGATCAACATCAAAAGAAATGAACAATCTCATCGACTACAACCCTACCTGAACATACTGCCCCTGCAAACACCGGATAGCTTCTTTGCCATCAAAAGTATCCGCGATACCAATCATACAGACTACCAGCTGCATACCGCTACTACATCCGGAAACCCCAGAGCAGGCACATTTATCGTACGGCACGGCGGCGTTGGTCGTTTCGATTCCCGTACAGCCAAAGTGATGCTGGCTTCTCTCCTGGAAGTAATACGTGATGAAAGTGCCTTGTTTGAAGCGGTAAAAAATGAGGTAGTATCCAGTAGGTTGCAGGAAATCTATCAGCTGCTCACCTCACTGGAAACCCAGGTACCACCGGATATACTCCGGGAGGAAATACCTTATGTGATGCTGCAACCCAACCATCAGGCAGGCTATCTGTTCCTGGAGTTTTACACCACCAACGGAACTGCCGCCAATCATATCCGGATGGGCAGCCAGCTAAAGGAATACAGCCATCTCCTGACTATCCCCCATAGTATTACATTACTGACTACTACACAGGGAGGAAAAAACAGGATGACCGGCGAAGAGAAAATAAATGTTTTCCGCGCAGCTTTATTATCCCGTGAGCGGATTGTTACAACAGCTGATATCAAAGCTTTATGCCGGGTTATTTTTGGAGATATTATGCGAATCGTCACCGTAGAAAAAGGTATCACCATACAGCCCGGTATACACGCAGGTTACAGCCGTACGATAGATATCCGCATTACATTACAACAGCCGGCGGCCCATTATGCAGCAACAGATATACAGTATATGAAAACAACCCTGTTGCTGCAACTGGCAGAAAAATCGGTACAGACATTTCCTTATCGGGTCTTTATCAATGACGTATGCGGCTAA
- a CDS encoding GPW/gp25 family protein translates to MQGKYYALPIRFAALLQQKELPGLSPEAAIAQHLHLLITTVPGENKADPHYGCQWWEHDFDIKAADHTIKEQIETAVCNAIKHYEKRLSQLTVTAEVQEEEVFSATAGYKMKKKIRLTITGAIVMNNHPFQYSSSFYISPLSYD, encoded by the coding sequence ATGCAGGGAAAATACTATGCACTCCCCATACGGTTTGCCGCACTATTACAGCAAAAAGAACTGCCGGGGCTTTCTCCGGAGGCAGCGATCGCGCAACACCTCCATCTCCTGATTACAACCGTACCAGGAGAAAATAAAGCAGATCCGCATTATGGCTGCCAATGGTGGGAACATGATTTCGACATCAAAGCAGCGGACCACACGATCAAAGAACAAATAGAAACGGCTGTCTGCAACGCCATTAAACACTATGAAAAACGGCTTTCACAGCTGACTGTCACCGCGGAGGTACAGGAGGAAGAAGTTTTTTCCGCTACCGCCGGCTATAAAATGAAAAAGAAAATCCGGCTTACCATCACGGGCGCTATTGTGATGAACAATCATCCTTTTCAATACAGCAGCAGCTTCTATATCAGCCCACTCTCCTATGACTGA